One Candidatus Binatia bacterium DNA segment encodes these proteins:
- a CDS encoding DUF1566 domain-containing protein gives MKSARVRGTLLVVAWVFGVAWSPAPSAGQCCGDCNGDGQVTVDEILTAVNHALAGCADDGVCDTSMATCTTQLSECRGDLAVCRSLTGPQAFPASGQTTSYGPGSDGDVQAGATLSYTDNGDGTITDNNTRLMWEKQDDAGGMHDKDNIYTWGMEDSPYTMNGTMWTEFLPRLNTPPCFAGHCDWRIPNVRELSSIINYEGSRAAASVFNTGCSPGCTVDGSGGPMCSCTGLGSYWSSTSDGSPPDAAWNVDSGIVEAAPKSYYYWIRAVRGG, from the coding sequence ATGAAGAGTGCTCGAGTGCGGGGGACGCTCTTAGTGGTGGCGTGGGTGTTCGGGGTGGCGTGGAGCCCAGCGCCTTCGGCCGGTCAGTGTTGCGGTGACTGCAATGGGGACGGGCAGGTCACGGTCGATGAAATCCTGACCGCAGTCAATCACGCGCTGGCGGGCTGTGCGGATGACGGCGTCTGCGACACCAGCATGGCAACCTGCACGACGCAGCTCTCGGAGTGCCGGGGCGACCTCGCTGTCTGCCGATCTCTGACTGGCCCGCAGGCGTTTCCCGCAAGCGGGCAGACCACCTCCTATGGGCCCGGGTCCGACGGTGACGTGCAGGCCGGAGCGACGCTGTCGTACACGGACAACGGCGACGGGACGATTACCGACAACAACACCCGGCTGATGTGGGAGAAACAAGACGACGCGGGCGGGATGCACGACAAGGACAACATCTACACGTGGGGGATGGAGGACTCGCCGTACACGATGAACGGCACGATGTGGACGGAGTTTCTGCCCAGGCTCAACACGCCGCCGTGCTTTGCCGGGCACTGCGACTGGCGCATCCCGAACGTCAGGGAGTTGTCGAGCATCATCAACTACGAGGGGAGTCGGGCTGCGGCTTCGGTGTTCAACACGGGATGTTCGCCCGGCTGCACCGTCGATGGCAGCGGTGGACCGATGTGTAGCTGCACCGGGTTGGGCAGCTACTGGTCGTCTACTTCGGACGGGAGTCCCCCGGATGCCGCGTGGAACGTGGACTCCGGCATCGTGGAAGCGGCCCCCAAGAGCTACTACTACTGGATTCGGGCAGTACGAGGCGG